In a single window of the Centroberyx gerrardi isolate f3 chromosome 17, fCenGer3.hap1.cur.20231027, whole genome shotgun sequence genome:
- the LOC139917101 gene encoding protein LBH-like gives MTEVMNSLEPGKEDFSGGGAGGSQAAVSFQIFPDSHDRFPKLSKRLPSIVVEPTDGAEVESGELRWPPDEPSCSDAPAEKQSAQEQTADEEESDLGVEDCSQEASGAEGQDSN, from the exons ATGACCGAGGTGATGAACTCTCTGGAGCCGGGGAAGGAGGACTTCAGCgggggaggagcaggggggaGCCAGGCCGCCGTATCCTTCCAG ATTTTCCCAGATTCCCATGACAGGTTTCCAAAGTTGTCCAAGAGGCTTCCCTCCATCGTGGTGGAGCCGACGGACGGAGCCGAGGTGGAGAGCGGAGAGCTTCGCTGGCCGCCCGACGAGCCGAGCTGCTCCGACGCCCCGGCTGAGAAACAGAGCGCGCAGGAACAAACTGCAG ATGAGGAGGAATCGGACCTCGGGGTGGAAGACTGTAGCCAGGAGGCTTCAGGGGCGGAGGGGCAGGACTCCAACTGA